AGCCATTTGAGTCGCGGTTTCCTCTtccccatcagctcctctgTCGTCAGCCCTATAGGGTCgagaacaagaaaacaacaggacaaccctatatgtatatatatgaggAGGGGTCTTATATCCCCCCCACCCAATTTGGGGTCATACGGTGCTTCTCGTGCTCGTCCTCGTCCCCCTCCATGTCCTCGGCCTGTGTGATCCACTCCATGTAGCCCCTCAGatcctcctccagctgctgcttctcccgCAGCTTCTGGAAGTCGCCGCGAGCTTTGGCCTTCTCACGTTCCTTGGAGAACTCACTAAGGGATGGACATGGTAATTACATGCTAATTACATGCTAATGATACACGACATGCTAACGACACGCTAGTGACACACTAATGACATGCTGATGGCATGCTAACGGCACGCTAATGACATGCTAATGACGCACGACATGCTAACAACACGCTAACAACATGCTAATGGCACGCTAATGACATGCTAATGGCACATGACATGCAAACGACACGCTAACGGCATACTAATGACATGCTAATGACACGCTAATGACACGCTAGTGACACACTAATGATACACAACATGCTAATGACACTAGTGACACACTAATGATACACGACATGCTAATGACATGCTAGTGTCATGCAAATGACATGCTAACGACATGCTAATGACATGCTAATGGCATGCTAACGACACGATAACAACACACTAACAACACGATAATGACATGGTAATGACATGCTAATGGCACGCTAACGACACGATAATGACACGATAACAACATGCTAACAACACGATAACGACACAATAACGACACGCTAATGACACGCTAATGACATGCTAATGACACACTAACAACATGATAACGACATGCTAACAACACGATAACTACACAGTAATGACACGCTAACGACATGCTAATGACATGCTATTTGCATGCTTTAACGACATGTAAACGACATACTGATGACATGCTGATGACGCGCTAACAACAAGCTAATGACACGCTAGCGACATGCTAATGACACACCAACGACATGCTAAAGACACGCTAACGACATGCTAATGACATGCTAACGACATGCTAATGACACGCTAATGACATGCTAACGACATGCTAACGACATGCCAATGACATGCTAACGACATGCTAACGACACACTAACGACATGCTAATTACACACTAACGACACGCTAATGACACGCTAACGACACGCTAATGGCATGCTAATGACACGCTAATGACATGCTAACGACATGCTAATGACACGCTAACGACACGCTAATGACATGCTAATGACATGCTAATGACATGC
The genomic region above belongs to Coturnix japonica isolate 7356 unplaced genomic scaffold, Coturnix japonica 2.1 chrUnrandom1285, whole genome shotgun sequence and contains:
- the LOC107307872 gene encoding voltage-dependent L-type calcium channel subunit alpha-1F-like, which translates into the protein MQDAMGHELPWIYFVSLVIFGSFFVLNLVLGVLSGEFSKEREKAKARGDFQKLREKQQLEEDLRGYMEWITQAEDMEGDEDEHEKHRLTTEELMGKRKPRLKWLRHASHSTDTH